A stretch of the Mesorhizobium sp. Pch-S genome encodes the following:
- the tsaE gene encoding tRNA (adenosine(37)-N6)-threonylcarbamoyltransferase complex ATPase subunit type 1 TsaE has protein sequence MLERFLGEEAATMRLGEDLAMALRPGDVLALHGDLGAGKSTLARALIRALADDTALEVPSPTFTLVQSYDTRVPVHHFDLYRLSSSDELEELGFPDVLKDGAALIEWPERADDRLPDSTIAVELVHQDDGRSVRILGDGATYQRITRSLAMRDFLERYGWGAARRRHFVGDASARSYEIVSLADHVPRVLMNSPRLVLGPPVRDGKPYAEIAHTAQTVAAFIGVDRLLREAGVAAPEIHAQDLDDGFLLIDHLGTEGLLTADGAPILERYALVSELLAFMHRQHWSDRIAVAPDTFHVVPPFDRDAMLIEAELLIDWYLPAIRGQSASEAERDAFRAAWSTVLDRLGGGEPSLMLRDVQSPNFIWRGDRTGFDRLGVIDFQDALIGPSAYDVASLALDPRVTIEPAFEHAVVEVYAAARTAAGGFDRAAFEVAYAIMGAQRHSKILGIFVRLDRRDGKPFYLKHLPRIRDYLRRLLVHPALAEVRALYDRLGVLEEPA, from the coding sequence ATGCTGGAGCGGTTTCTTGGCGAAGAAGCGGCGACGATGCGTCTCGGCGAGGATCTCGCCATGGCCTTGCGGCCGGGCGACGTGCTGGCACTGCATGGTGATCTCGGCGCCGGCAAGTCGACACTGGCGCGCGCGCTGATCCGGGCGCTGGCCGACGACACCGCGCTCGAGGTGCCGAGCCCTACCTTCACCCTGGTGCAGAGCTACGACACACGCGTGCCGGTGCATCACTTCGATCTCTATCGGCTGTCATCTTCCGACGAACTGGAAGAACTCGGTTTCCCCGACGTGCTGAAGGATGGCGCTGCTCTGATCGAATGGCCCGAGCGTGCAGACGATCGCTTGCCGGACAGCACGATCGCCGTCGAGCTTGTGCACCAGGATGACGGCCGTTCGGTGCGTATCCTGGGCGACGGTGCAACTTACCAGCGCATAACGCGATCACTGGCCATGCGCGATTTCCTGGAGCGTTACGGCTGGGGCGCGGCACGGCGGCGGCATTTCGTCGGCGACGCCTCGGCGCGCTCCTATGAAATCGTTTCGCTGGCTGACCATGTGCCACGGGTCCTGATGAACTCGCCGCGGCTGGTGCTCGGCCCGCCGGTACGCGACGGCAAGCCTTACGCCGAGATCGCCCATACCGCGCAGACAGTTGCCGCTTTCATCGGCGTCGACAGGCTGCTTCGCGAGGCAGGCGTCGCCGCGCCTGAAATCCATGCGCAGGATCTCGACGACGGCTTCCTGCTCATCGACCATCTGGGAACCGAGGGCCTGCTCACTGCCGACGGTGCTCCCATCCTGGAGCGCTATGCGCTGGTTTCCGAATTGCTTGCCTTCATGCATCGGCAGCACTGGTCCGATCGCATCGCCGTGGCGCCGGACACATTCCACGTCGTGCCTCCCTTCGACCGCGATGCGATGCTGATCGAGGCAGAACTGTTGATAGACTGGTATCTGCCCGCCATTCGCGGACAGTCGGCAAGCGAGGCGGAGCGGGATGCGTTTCGTGCCGCCTGGAGTACCGTGCTGGACCGTCTGGGCGGGGGCGAACCGAGCTTGATGCTGCGCGACGTGCAGTCTCCGAACTTCATCTGGCGTGGAGACCGTACCGGCTTCGACAGGCTCGGCGTCATCGATTTCCAGGACGCGCTGATCGGCCCTTCGGCCTACGACGTCGCATCGCTCGCACTCGATCCGCGCGTCACCATCGAGCCAGCGTTCGAGCATGCTGTCGTCGAGGTCTATGCCGCTGCCCGTACCGCAGCTGGAGGTTTTGACAGAGCGGCTTTCGAGGTGGCCTATGCCATCATGGGGGCGCAGCGACATTCGAAGATACTGGGGATTTTCGTGCGCCTCGACCGGCGCGACGGCAAGCCGTTCTACCTGAAGCATCTGCCGCGTATCCGCGACTATCTCCGCCGGCTTCTGGTCCACCCGGCTCTGGCCGAGGTGCGGGCTCTCTACGATCGGCTCGGCGTGCTCGAGGAGCCGGCTTGA